One Takifugu rubripes chromosome 19, fTakRub1.2, whole genome shotgun sequence genomic window carries:
- the arl6ip5a gene encoding ADP-ribosylation factor-like 6 interacting protein 5a, producing the protein MAKVELTPLRAWDDFFPGWERFAKPDTKDVAKWNNRIVNNLLYYQTNYLVSAVAIFLVVGFLNPLGMFTAMAVVSAIFLGSVWAGENRAVINNFKRHNPTAFVFLIMVASYILISLLGSVMVFMSAITFPLACIFAHASFRLRNMKNKLENKIEGAGLKRSPMGILLEALGQHEEGFQKIQSFLEGKLKE; encoded by the exons ATGGCCAAAGTGGAGCTGACGCCACTCAGAGCCTGGGACGACTTCTTCCCGGGCTGGGAAAGATTTGCTAAGCCAGATACAAAAGATGTGGCGAAATGGAACAACCGAATTGTCAACAACCTGCTTTATTATCAGACTAATTATTTGGTTTCTGCTGTCGCTATTTTCCTAGTTGTCGG GTTCCTGAACCCCCTGGGGATGTTTACAGCCATGGCTGTGGTGTCGGCCATCTTCCTGGGCTCAGTGTGGGCCGGAGAGAACCGGGCCGTGATCAACAACTTTAAGAGGCACAACCCCACAGCCTTTGTGTTCCTCATCATGGTGGCCAGTTACATCTTGATCTCTCTGCTGGGGAGCGTCATGGTTTTTATGTCTGCAATCACCTTCCCCCTCGCTT GCATATTTGCACACGCATCGTTTCGCCTGCGCAACATGAAGAATAAACTGGAGAACAAGATTGAAGGAGCGGGACTGAAGAGGTCACCCATGGGCATCCTCCTGGAGGCCTTGGGACAACACGAGGAGGGCTTTCAGAAGATCCAGAGCTTTCTGGAGGGAAAACTGAAGGAATGA